A single Verrucomicrobiia bacterium DNA region contains:
- a CDS encoding DUF192 domain-containing protein translates to MRFLAWGLMLGFILAGLSGCKKPAPTSKPEIDPLYGHLTHAQSRLPTIKLWLGAEELTAELARTELQIRTGMMFRTNLVETEGMLFVFPPEAIGPKDFYMRNCVVPLSAAYITPDGTIAEIIELEPGNEVGVRSKTSNLQYVLEVSRGWFERHNIRTGAVIRTERGSLHDTFFAR, encoded by the coding sequence ATGCGATTTTTAGCATGGGGTTTGATGCTCGGGTTCATCCTTGCCGGATTGAGCGGTTGTAAAAAACCGGCCCCGACCTCCAAGCCCGAGATTGATCCGCTCTACGGACATTTGACCCATGCGCAGTCACGGTTGCCCACCATCAAACTTTGGTTGGGCGCGGAAGAACTCACCGCCGAATTGGCCCGCACCGAATTGCAAATTCGCACGGGAATGATGTTTCGCACCAACCTCGTCGAAACCGAAGGCATGTTGTTTGTCTTTCCGCCGGAGGCGATCGGGCCAAAGGATTTCTACATGCGCAACTGCGTCGTGCCGCTTTCGGCGGCTTACATTACCCCGGATGGAACGATCGCCGAAATCATCGAGCTGGAACCGGGCAACGAGGTCGGCGTGCGCTCCAAAACATCCAACCTGCAATACGTCTTGGAGGTTTCCCGTGGTTGGTTCGAGCGGCACAACATCCGGACCGGCGCGGTGATTCGCACTGAGCGCGGGTCGCTGCACGACACGTTCTTTGCCCGCTGA